The following coding sequences are from one Pyrobaculum sp. 3827-6 window:
- a CDS encoding Zn-ribbon domain-containing OB-fold protein: MYGESLKQLDMLISSTGLPVYRDPRSGALLWVDVREMRLRFTLSVNKLEKFVEGLQQGKLLYTQCRKCGAKYFPPQVDCPRCKASDVEWREVSGVGELITWTVINVKPGSFSHHKDYIVGIVKMPDGFNITAWVDADPKILKPGMKMRLVVDRRPGENYITYWFKPA, encoded by the coding sequence ATGTATGGCGAGTCATTGAAGCAACTAGATATGCTAATTTCATCTACTGGGTTGCCTGTCTATAGAGATCCGAGAAGTGGAGCGTTGTTGTGGGTAGATGTGAGGGAGATGAGACTTAGATTTACGCTTTCGGTGAATAAGCTAGAGAAATTTGTAGAGGGGCTTCAACAGGGCAAGTTGTTATACACACAGTGTAGGAAATGCGGCGCTAAGTACTTCCCGCCGCAGGTAGACTGTCCAAGGTGTAAGGCGTCTGATGTGGAGTGGCGTGAGGTTAGTGGAGTGGGGGAGTTAATTACATGGACTGTGATTAACGTAAAGCCGGGTAGCTTCTCTCACCATAAAGACTACATTGTTGGTATTGTCAAGATGCCGGATGGATTTAATATAACTGCGTGGGTAGATGCCGATCCCAAAATCCTGAAGCCCGGCATGAAGATGAGGCTAGTGGTGGATAGGAGGCCGGGGGAGAACTACATTACGTATTGGTTCAAGCCGGCGTAG
- a CDS encoding translation initiation factor IF-2 subunit beta — protein sequence MDSEYVALLDRAYKLVAPKAQRRAEIPKIEVENMPRKTIIPNFGQIAKRLNRDVYFIAKFFQKELAVPGTLEGDVFTLHGEKSPKVVEAVYERFIRYYVVCPVCNSIDTELRKEGRIFVMKCLACGASTPVKPL from the coding sequence ATGGATAGCGAGTACGTCGCTCTTCTAGATCGGGCGTACAAGCTGGTGGCGCCTAAGGCCCAGCGCAGGGCGGAGATACCGAAGATCGAGGTGGAGAACATGCCCCGGAAGACGATAATCCCCAACTTTGGGCAGATTGCTAAGAGGCTCAACAGAGATGTGTACTTCATTGCTAAGTTTTTCCAGAAGGAGCTTGCGGTGCCGGGGACTCTGGAGGGGGACGTCTTTACGCTTCACGGCGAGAAGTCTCCCAAGGTCGTGGAGGCCGTGTACGAGCGTTTTATTAGGTACTACGTGGTGTGTCCAGTATGCAACTCAATAGATACAGAGCTGAGGAAGGAGGGGAGGATATTCGTAATGAAGTGTCTAGCCTGCGGCGCCTCCACCCCCGTTAAGCCGCTCTAA
- a CDS encoding DMT family transporter, giving the protein MDVAGLAAVFTAAVIWALVIFLYKRHMESLDAAVVNFSRLFYVSALMWPVLILAKPSAGVWAAVASGVLTLFIGDSLYFYAIHRVGGSVAAPLTYTYVVIAQYFALLLGEKVTPMLLVSSLLVVLGVGLLARGGEARVNVAGVASAAAAAFMWSLGMTAVKLAAVQGVHPTAVAYLRALSACLFMALYLAARGRLRVVKSPLFAAAALLDLGLGSALFAYSVERVGLALSTILVSVSPLVTQLYAKFTGIEPLSPRQMAGALAIFLAIAVAMGSPS; this is encoded by the coding sequence ATGGACGTCGCGGGACTGGCCGCCGTCTTCACGGCGGCGGTAATCTGGGCTCTTGTGATCTTCCTATACAAGAGACATATGGAGTCTCTAGACGCCGCTGTGGTGAACTTCTCCCGCCTGTTTTACGTCTCGGCTCTTATGTGGCCTGTACTGATACTTGCGAAGCCATCGGCCGGCGTGTGGGCAGCAGTGGCGAGCGGCGTCTTGACCCTATTCATAGGCGATAGTCTATACTTCTATGCAATACACAGAGTGGGCGGCTCGGTGGCGGCCCCCCTCACATATACCTACGTGGTGATAGCCCAGTACTTCGCCCTACTCCTGGGGGAGAAGGTTACCCCCATGTTACTAGTGTCCTCTCTGCTGGTGGTGCTTGGGGTTGGGTTGCTGGCCAGGGGAGGCGAGGCCAGGGTCAACGTCGCTGGCGTCGCCTCAGCCGCGGCGGCGGCGTTTATGTGGTCTCTCGGGATGACCGCCGTGAAGCTTGCCGCCGTGCAGGGCGTGCACCCCACCGCAGTTGCCTACCTCAGAGCGCTGTCCGCCTGTCTATTCATGGCGCTTTACCTCGCGGCGAGGGGGAGGCTGAGGGTTGTCAAGTCGCCGCTTTTCGCCGCGGCGGCTCTCCTCGACCTCGGCCTCGGCTCGGCGCTGTTCGCCTACTCAGTAGAGAGGGTTGGCTTAGCCCTATCCACAATACTTGTCTCCGTGTCGCCCCTCGTTACTCAGCTCTACGCGAAATTCACCGGGATAGAGCCGCTGAGCCCGAGACAGATGGCCGGCGCCCTGGCTATATTCCTAGCAATCGCAGTGGCGATGGGCTCCCCGTCCTAG
- a CDS encoding tRNA(Met) cytidine acetyltransferase TmcA, translating into MIFDVVRGEVERARVARHRRLLVLVGSDDRRLAEAVGEALRSFEAAGGGVTGLYMFQPEFADANKRMNYVRDVLEETGLEVEFRPYKDTPRLLGTTYDFAVLDLVNDLKPNDVGRLGGVVRGGGLYVLMVPPLEAWRRYVTKFQSTLLVPQFTPSDIRHRLKERFWRSLYTHRGVVVYDVDRRELLKSSGIEEVEPYEPKKPAPPDKAVLPLKIYRLAATHDQVEVLKLFEIFYQRPKKKQVLVVIADRGRGKSAALGLGLAGIGHKLRKAKARVQIVVSAMEYGNLETLLEFALRGLEALGYKPGVEKEGGEIRSIKASGIFIDVVTPYMLLKRENADVVAVDEAAAVPLPVLYAVHRKFDRLVFATTIHGYEGAGRGFSIRFLKYLRESRDTDVHLYEMEEPIRYGRGDPVEEWLFDAFLLNAEPAKVAPEDLEYVKRREVVYLREEDVMKSEELFRQFFGIYVQAHYRNEPDDLGMLLDAPHHTARALALPNGKVVVSVELAYEGGLDDLSIDQALRGLKLPGNIIPDRFLKYWRLPEFAKLKGWRIVRIATHPELQDMGLGTIMLQKIEEEARELGMDYVGVGFGVYDRLLRFWVRNGYVPIHLSPERNPSSGEYSVLLVKPLNERAEAFVKYANVEFRRRLIHSLMGPYVDLLPTEVQLLLEDWGWDVDGAPALSKNQLDRLVAYAYGPMTYENVTDAVYMLATQYFYSSKKRRPALPDAAVRILISKVLQARPWKEAAEAAGVRRGDLMLILREVVKVLLFYYYGGEFEVPLFVVGTVKGKD; encoded by the coding sequence GTGATTTTTGATGTGGTTAGGGGTGAGGTGGAGAGGGCCCGGGTGGCGAGGCATAGGAGGCTTCTAGTGCTTGTGGGCTCTGACGATAGGAGGCTGGCGGAGGCTGTGGGGGAGGCGCTGAGGAGCTTTGAGGCGGCTGGCGGCGGGGTCACTGGGCTCTACATGTTCCAGCCGGAGTTCGCCGACGCAAATAAGCGGATGAACTACGTTAGAGACGTGCTGGAGGAGACTGGTTTGGAGGTGGAGTTCAGGCCATATAAAGACACGCCGAGGCTCCTCGGGACGACTTACGACTTCGCAGTCTTGGACCTGGTAAATGACTTGAAGCCTAATGACGTGGGGAGGCTGGGCGGCGTGGTTAGAGGCGGGGGGCTGTACGTGCTAATGGTGCCGCCGCTTGAGGCGTGGCGTAGGTACGTTACCAAGTTTCAATCCACCTTGCTGGTGCCGCAGTTCACCCCCAGCGACATTAGACACAGATTGAAGGAGAGGTTCTGGCGGAGCCTCTACACCCACAGGGGGGTGGTGGTTTACGACGTAGACCGCAGGGAGTTGCTCAAGTCTTCAGGCATAGAGGAGGTGGAGCCGTACGAGCCTAAGAAGCCGGCGCCCCCCGATAAGGCCGTCCTCCCTCTGAAGATCTACAGACTTGCCGCCACCCACGACCAGGTGGAGGTATTGAAGCTCTTTGAGATTTTCTACCAGAGGCCTAAGAAGAAGCAGGTACTCGTAGTAATTGCCGACAGGGGGAGGGGCAAGAGCGCCGCGCTGGGTCTGGGGCTGGCCGGCATTGGTCATAAGCTGAGGAAGGCCAAGGCCAGGGTGCAGATCGTGGTTAGCGCCATGGAGTACGGGAACTTGGAGACGCTTCTAGAATTCGCGCTGAGGGGGCTGGAGGCCCTCGGCTACAAGCCCGGCGTTGAGAAGGAGGGGGGCGAGATACGGTCCATCAAGGCGAGCGGCATCTTCATCGACGTGGTGACGCCATACATGTTGCTCAAGCGGGAAAACGCCGACGTCGTCGCCGTCGACGAGGCCGCTGCGGTGCCCCTCCCCGTGCTGTACGCCGTGCATAGGAAATTCGACAGGCTGGTGTTCGCCACGACGATACACGGCTACGAAGGGGCGGGGCGCGGCTTCTCTATAAGATTTTTGAAGTATCTAAGGGAGTCTAGAGACACAGACGTACACCTCTACGAAATGGAGGAGCCGATTAGGTACGGCAGGGGGGATCCCGTCGAGGAGTGGCTCTTCGACGCATTCCTCCTAAACGCCGAGCCCGCCAAGGTGGCTCCAGAAGATCTTGAATACGTCAAGAGGAGGGAGGTGGTGTACCTAAGGGAGGAGGACGTCATGAAGAGCGAGGAGCTTTTTAGACAGTTCTTCGGCATATACGTCCAGGCCCACTACCGCAACGAACCCGACGACCTCGGGATGTTGCTAGACGCCCCCCACCACACCGCCCGCGCCCTCGCCCTCCCAAACGGGAAAGTCGTGGTGTCGGTAGAGCTGGCCTACGAGGGCGGGCTCGACGATCTTTCGATAGACCAAGCGTTGAGGGGGCTGAAGCTACCTGGCAATATTATACCAGATAGATTTCTCAAGTATTGGCGCCTCCCCGAATTCGCAAAGCTTAAGGGGTGGCGCATAGTGAGAATCGCTACGCACCCAGAGCTACAAGACATGGGGCTCGGCACAATCATGTTGCAGAAGATCGAGGAGGAGGCTAGGGAGCTGGGCATGGACTACGTCGGCGTGGGCTTCGGCGTGTACGACCGGCTCTTGAGGTTCTGGGTGCGGAACGGCTACGTGCCGATACACCTCTCCCCGGAGCGCAACCCCTCCTCCGGGGAGTACAGCGTCTTGCTTGTAAAGCCGCTGAACGAGAGGGCCGAGGCTTTTGTAAAGTACGCCAACGTTGAGTTTAGGCGCCGCCTCATCCACTCTCTCATGGGGCCCTACGTCGACCTCCTGCCGACGGAAGTCCAGTTGCTTCTAGAGGACTGGGGGTGGGACGTGGACGGGGCGCCCGCCTTATCTAAAAACCAGCTTGACAGACTTGTGGCCTACGCCTACGGCCCCATGACGTATGAAAATGTCACCGACGCCGTGTATATGCTAGCCACGCAGTACTTCTACTCGTCGAAGAAGAGGAGGCCAGCCCTCCCGGACGCCGCCGTGCGCATATTAATTAGCAAGGTGTTGCAGGCCAGGCCTTGGAAGGAGGCCGCCGAGGCCGCGGGCGTTAGGAGGGGAGACTTGATGCTTATTTTGAGAGAGGTTGTTAAAGTCCTGCTGTTTTACTACTACGGCGGCGAGTTTGAAGTACCCCTATTCGTCGTCGGCACGGTGAAGGGTAAGGACTAG
- a CDS encoding PD-(D/E)XK nuclease family protein, which translates to MSLDWGRLEEVVERAVRRARSEELREVAEAVKTLAEYMKTGFQETNKRIEELGKTVAELAKRVEEQGRILADHGRRLDELTKAVAELKVAMGSLGRRWGRDLERTVLEIYRDALEKRGVEPGRVEKFVYTDVDGRFMRPGTRIEVDIYIHDGRMYLLEVKSHAELEDVEWFAQKAEAVEKILGRKADRLIIVAVNIDKEALERATQLGIDAVYGAVIE; encoded by the coding sequence GTGAGTCTGGACTGGGGTAGGCTTGAGGAGGTTGTGGAGAGGGCTGTTAGGAGGGCTAGGTCTGAAGAGCTTAGAGAGGTGGCGGAGGCCGTGAAGACCCTCGCCGAGTACATGAAAACAGGATTCCAAGAAACAAACAAGAGAATAGAAGAGCTAGGCAAGACGGTAGCAGAGCTAGCCAAGAGAGTTGAAGAGCAGGGTAGGATTTTGGCTGACCACGGCAGGAGGCTTGATGAGTTGACCAAGGCTGTGGCTGAGCTTAAGGTGGCTATGGGCTCTCTTGGCCGTAGGTGGGGCCGGGATTTGGAGCGCACTGTTCTCGAAATTTACCGGGATGCGTTGGAGAAGAGGGGGGTTGAGCCCGGCAGAGTGGAGAAGTTCGTCTACACAGATGTAGACGGCCGCTTCATGAGGCCGGGGACCCGCATCGAGGTTGACATCTATATCCACGACGGGAGGATGTATTTGCTGGAGGTGAAGTCGCACGCCGAGCTTGAAGATGTGGAGTGGTTTGCCCAAAAGGCGGAGGCGGTGGAGAAGATACTCGGCAGAAAGGCAGACCGCCTAATAATCGTGGCAGTAAACATAGACAAAGAGGCGCTGGAAAGAGCCACACAGCTGGGAATAGACGCGGTATACGGCGCCGTCATTGAGTAA
- a CDS encoding MqnA/MqnD/SBP family protein: MLKVAHSPDADDAYMFYGIATGAVKMPMPFVEFLSDIETLNRLALEELLDVSAVSTHALAYICDMYYVMSVGASMGEGYGPIVVTAREGSEIKYVAVPGRYTTAALLTKLALPHVKTVEIPFDKIIDAVRAGIVDAGVLIHEGQITYQRLGLKKVIDLGEWWKEETGLPTPLGLDVVRKALGLQTAEAVAEALSQSIKYADENRVEALRYAQKFSRGLTLEETARFVDMYVNAYTRDMGRRGREAIEELLTRAHKAGHTPACHPEYT, from the coding sequence ATGCTGAAGGTGGCCCACTCCCCAGACGCTGACGACGCCTATATGTTCTACGGCATTGCGACGGGCGCGGTGAAGATGCCCATGCCATTCGTAGAGTTTCTAAGCGACATCGAGACTCTCAACAGACTGGCTCTTGAGGAGTTGCTCGACGTTAGCGCCGTCAGCACACACGCCCTGGCCTACATCTGCGATATGTACTACGTCATGTCGGTAGGCGCCTCCATGGGGGAGGGATACGGCCCCATAGTCGTCACAGCCAGAGAGGGGAGCGAGATTAAGTATGTGGCGGTGCCGGGGCGCTACACCACCGCCGCCCTACTCACAAAGCTAGCACTCCCCCACGTAAAGACGGTGGAAATACCCTTCGACAAGATAATAGACGCCGTGAGGGCTGGGATCGTAGACGCCGGAGTCCTCATACACGAGGGACAGATAACCTACCAGCGCCTGGGGTTGAAGAAGGTGATCGACCTAGGCGAGTGGTGGAAGGAGGAGACCGGCCTCCCCACCCCCCTGGGGCTTGACGTGGTCAGAAAGGCTCTGGGGCTCCAGACGGCGGAAGCCGTGGCCGAGGCCTTGTCCCAGTCTATTAAATACGCAGACGAAAACCGCGTCGAGGCGTTGAGATACGCACAGAAGTTCTCGCGGGGGCTCACTCTAGAAGAGACTGCGCGTTTCGTGGACATGTATGTAAACGCGTACACCCGCGACATGGGCCGGAGAGGCAGAGAGGCGATAGAGGAACTACTCACACGTGCACACAAGGCGGGACATACCCCGGCATGCCATCCAGAATACACCTAG
- a CDS encoding EamA family transporter, with protein sequence MSTAGRAYAEVVAAAALWSTLGVAAQYGRDYIWLAFLRSLVAAAISTAVAGWPTRRGLVPGLLLGGLFTVYPLAALLAGVGPAAYLLYTAPLWTTIALLAFGERPTPRDTAGVALVLAAVVLMLYASARGELSPVGLAAGLVSSALYGLYIAAARLMARRGYGADASYGAMPYTLVVTTPALLAYIHAAAAPPALLTALAGLYMGVLGTVVPYRLFSSAVSKIEGSRASVIASVEPLLAALWDFILFGRVPGLLTAAAYILISTAAVVAAKK encoded by the coding sequence TTGAGCACCGCCGGCAGGGCCTACGCCGAGGTTGTAGCCGCCGCGGCTCTGTGGTCCACCCTGGGCGTAGCCGCCCAATACGGCAGAGACTACATCTGGCTGGCTTTTTTGCGGTCTCTCGTAGCCGCCGCCATCTCCACGGCGGTTGCCGGCTGGCCGACTCGGCGCGGCTTGGTGCCCGGCTTGCTTCTTGGAGGCCTCTTCACGGTATACCCCCTCGCCGCCCTCCTGGCAGGCGTGGGACCGGCGGCGTATCTTCTCTACACAGCCCCCCTCTGGACAACCATTGCCCTCCTGGCGTTTGGAGAAAGGCCGACTCCGCGGGACACGGCTGGGGTGGCGCTGGTCCTAGCCGCCGTGGTGTTGATGCTATACGCATCTGCGAGGGGGGAGCTCTCCCCGGTGGGCCTAGCCGCGGGGCTCGTCTCCAGCGCCTTGTACGGCCTCTACATTGCGGCGGCCCGCCTCATGGCTAGGAGGGGCTATGGAGCGGATGCCTCGTACGGCGCCATGCCCTACACGCTGGTCGTCACAACCCCGGCTCTGCTGGCGTATATCCACGCCGCGGCGGCGCCGCCAGCCCTCCTGACGGCCCTGGCCGGGCTCTACATGGGTGTGCTGGGCACCGTGGTGCCGTATCGCCTCTTCTCCTCAGCCGTCTCGAAGATAGAGGGGTCGAGGGCATCCGTAATCGCGTCGGTGGAGCCCTTACTAGCCGCCTTGTGGGACTTTATCCTGTTTGGACGAGTCCCCGGCCTCTTGACGGCGGCGGCGTATATCCTCATCTCAACGGCCGCGGTGGTGGCGGCGAAAAAGTGA
- a CDS encoding helix-turn-helix domain-containing protein, which produces MEFKGEYYLVLEALAKGGKTAEEVARSVDMPPHDVEAVLNTLMAHGLVEARERGLILRRTAYYLTERGWEVLYKWRGEVKERLEKAAHLRKAGEDQRADEVLAPVEPILPALLAMGLLDLWLYSAALGEGYPAIADEVTEAGGESGWESWGSDEEF; this is translated from the coding sequence GTGGAGTTTAAGGGCGAGTACTACCTCGTGCTGGAGGCGCTGGCCAAGGGCGGCAAGACGGCGGAGGAGGTGGCTAGGTCTGTGGATATGCCGCCACACGACGTGGAGGCTGTGCTCAACACCCTCATGGCCCACGGCCTCGTGGAGGCCCGGGAGAGGGGACTCATCCTGAGGAGGACCGCCTACTACCTCACCGAGAGGGGTTGGGAGGTGTTGTACAAGTGGCGGGGGGAGGTCAAGGAGCGGCTTGAAAAAGCCGCCCATCTGAGAAAGGCTGGCGAGGATCAACGAGCCGACGAGGTGCTGGCCCCCGTCGAGCCGATACTCCCGGCTCTCCTAGCCATGGGTCTTCTGGACCTCTGGCTGTACAGCGCCGCCCTGGGGGAGGGGTATCCGGCGATCGCCGATGAGGTTACCGAGGCGGGCGGGGAGTCTGGATGGGAGTCCTGGGGGTCAGATGAAGAGTTCTAG
- a CDS encoding HEPN domain-containing protein — translation MDVLKERALQFYEEARFAIEREFCELALFNVEQTLQLYIKHLLYKKVGDFPKTHFLRDLADRLVEVYGDRCGLAPLFTKWRYVLALLEYAYISSRYLPFRARREDCQEALKFAEEALAVFKCLESL, via the coding sequence GTGGATGTGTTGAAGGAACGCGCCTTGCAGTTTTATGAAGAGGCCAGGTTTGCCATTGAGAGGGAGTTCTGCGAATTAGCCTTATTTAACGTAGAGCAGACACTCCAGCTCTATATAAAACACTTGTTGTATAAGAAGGTGGGGGATTTCCCCAAGACTCATTTTCTTCGTGACTTGGCTGATAGGTTAGTGGAGGTCTATGGAGATAGGTGCGGCCTCGCCCCTCTTTTCACTAAATGGAGGTATGTCTTAGCTCTGCTGGAGTATGCCTATATCTCCTCGCGTTATCTTCCTTTTAGAGCTAGGAGGGAGGACTGCCAAGAGGCGTTAAAATTTGCAGAGGAAGCTCTGGCTGTTTTCAAATGTCTAGAGAGTTTATAG
- a CDS encoding nucleotidyltransferase domain-containing protein: MSREFIELLRRRAEERRRIVENLEEYLRRVRDAARELDPDARVYLFGSYARGTPRPDSDVDVLIVSDAYGGEARRAVEMILHITERVGGVGVFELHVATREEFENWYRRLIDTYREIF, encoded by the coding sequence ATGTCTAGAGAGTTTATAGAGCTGTTGAGACGCCGGGCGGAGGAGAGGAGGCGTATTGTGGAGAATCTCGAGGAGTACCTCAGGAGGGTTAGAGACGCGGCGAGGGAGCTGGACCCAGATGCCAGGGTCTATCTATTTGGTAGCTATGCCCGGGGGACGCCGAGGCCCGACAGCGATGTTGACGTACTTATCGTGTCCGATGCCTACGGCGGGGAGGCGAGGCGCGCCGTGGAGATGATTCTACACATAACCGAAAGAGTTGGGGGCGTGGGGGTGTTTGAGCTCCACGTCGCGACTAGGGAGGAGTTCGAAAACTGGTACCGCCGCCTCATAGACACCTATAGAGAGATATTTTAG
- a CDS encoding ATP-binding protein codes for MVHKFVNREREMAWLEERWRSGRAELLVLYGRRRVGKTEILRRFIEGKRCLYFLASRTSVRDNLYMLRDKMAEFLGREIFRRVEPGGLGELLVYFAEEVDRPCLVIDEFGYLVELDRGVVSDLQRAWDEELSRRGFFLVLCGSSVSLMETEVLGYKSPLYGRRTGSWRVNPLSFREARAFVPRYRFVDAVKVWAVAGGVPLYLAQFDDGRSFEDNLREAVFRKGSLLYDEGYFLLREELREPATYLSILKYIALGYSSLGKLAGALGMDKTNLTKYLSVLETLGFVKHVVPYGQRRKGIYQVADNYMWFWLKFVLPNQSDLELGRVDAVVERIRHELEMHLGLVLEELTRRLIAEGVIPLPFKPSYVGQWWRGGEQIDVVALDDRNALFAEVKWGRATTHDLDALIEKSQRVDVGHRKRHYLVVAREGDVEGLIDFNTLDRLTAPTF; via the coding sequence GTGGTACATAAATTTGTGAATAGGGAGAGGGAAATGGCGTGGCTTGAGGAGAGGTGGCGGTCTGGGAGGGCTGAGTTGTTGGTGTTGTACGGCAGGAGGCGTGTGGGGAAGACGGAGATTTTAAGGCGGTTTATAGAGGGGAAGAGGTGTCTCTACTTCTTGGCTTCGCGCACCTCGGTGAGGGATAACCTCTACATGCTTAGGGATAAAATGGCGGAGTTTCTGGGGAGGGAGATTTTTAGAAGGGTCGAGCCGGGAGGCCTGGGGGAGCTTCTGGTCTACTTTGCTGAGGAGGTGGACAGGCCGTGTCTGGTTATTGACGAATTCGGCTACCTAGTGGAGCTGGACCGGGGGGTCGTCTCTGATCTCCAGAGGGCGTGGGACGAGGAGCTGTCCCGCCGGGGGTTTTTCCTAGTGCTCTGCGGCTCCAGCGTCTCGCTTATGGAGACGGAGGTACTCGGCTACAAATCCCCTCTCTACGGGAGGAGGACTGGGAGCTGGAGGGTAAACCCGCTCAGCTTCAGAGAGGCGCGGGCTTTTGTGCCGAGGTACAGGTTTGTGGACGCTGTGAAGGTCTGGGCGGTGGCGGGCGGCGTGCCGCTGTACCTCGCCCAGTTCGACGATGGCAGGAGCTTCGAGGATAATCTGAGGGAGGCGGTTTTCCGGAAGGGCTCCCTCCTATACGACGAGGGGTATTTCCTCCTCCGAGAGGAGTTGAGAGAGCCGGCTACCTACCTCTCTATTCTCAAGTACATAGCTCTTGGCTACAGCTCGCTGGGGAAGCTGGCGGGGGCGCTTGGCATGGACAAGACTAACCTCACCAAGTACCTATCTGTGCTGGAGACCCTCGGCTTTGTGAAGCATGTTGTGCCCTACGGCCAGAGGCGGAAGGGGATCTACCAGGTGGCGGATAACTATATGTGGTTCTGGCTGAAGTTCGTACTTCCAAACCAGTCGGACCTGGAGCTGGGGAGGGTAGACGCGGTGGTGGAGAGGATTAGGCATGAGCTGGAGATGCACCTAGGCCTCGTCTTGGAGGAGCTGACGCGGCGGCTGATAGCAGAGGGCGTGATACCCCTCCCCTTCAAGCCCAGCTACGTAGGCCAGTGGTGGAGGGGAGGCGAGCAGATAGACGTGGTGGCGCTCGACGATAGAAACGCCCTGTTTGCAGAGGTCAAGTGGGGGAGAGCCACCACACACGACCTAGACGCGCTTATAGAGAAGTCGCAGAGGGTAGACGTGGGCCACCGCAAGAGGCATTATCTAGTAGTCGCAAGGGAGGGCGACGTGGAGGGTCTCATAGACTTCAACACCCTTGACAGGCTGACGGCTCCCACATTTTAA
- a CDS encoding uracil-DNA glycosylase, with amino-acid sequence MDWYSDFVAHLTACQKCPRLAAYRSTVKPLKKYSGQPYWARPVPPWGDLKARVMVVGLAPAAHGGNRTGRMFTGDRSAQNLFKALHLLGLSTRPYSISRDDGVELRCVYITSAVKCAPPRNRPTQSEVENCVAWLREEIEAVKPRAVVALGAVAWGAVLRALGAAAAEFRHGAAVDLGWVKIYVSYHPSPRNMNTGRLSAEELAEVLKRAAAEAGCI; translated from the coding sequence GTGGACTGGTACAGTGACTTCGTTGCGCACCTCACGGCGTGTCAAAAATGCCCCAGGCTCGCGGCTTACAGGTCAACAGTCAAGCCTTTGAAGAAGTACAGCGGCCAGCCCTACTGGGCCAGGCCCGTGCCCCCGTGGGGCGATCTGAAGGCGAGGGTCATGGTGGTGGGCTTGGCGCCGGCGGCGCACGGCGGCAATCGGACAGGTAGAATGTTCACTGGGGACCGCTCCGCCCAGAACCTTTTCAAAGCCCTCCACCTCCTCGGCCTCTCCACGAGGCCCTACAGCATATCGAGAGACGACGGCGTGGAGCTGAGGTGCGTCTACATAACCTCGGCGGTGAAGTGCGCCCCGCCGAGAAACCGCCCCACACAGAGCGAGGTGGAGAACTGCGTAGCGTGGCTCCGGGAGGAGATAGAGGCAGTGAAGCCCAGGGCCGTAGTCGCCCTCGGCGCGGTGGCGTGGGGCGCCGTGCTGAGAGCCCTGGGCGCGGCCGCGGCGGAGTTTAGACACGGAGCCGCCGTGGATCTAGGCTGGGTTAAGATATACGTCTCCTACCACCCAAGCCCCCGGAATATGAACACCGGGAGGCTATCCGCCGAGGAGCTAGCCGAGGTGCTGAAGAGGGCCGCCGCCGAGGCGGGATGTATATGA